The segment ACCCGAGTGGTGTTTTTCCTGAGTCTTCCGTAAAACCAACTCCTTTCCATGCAGAAGAAATCGGAATTTCAACCAACTCTCCTGTAGACATATTAACCAAATATCCTTTCTGTCCTCCGACATTGGCCTTTGCAATATTACCAACAAAAGCATACCCTGATCGGATACCTTTGGTTTGTCGTAAATAAATAAATGCTTTGCTTAATTTCTGATGGATTAATTCAAAATCTTTCTCTTCCGACTCTTTAGATAATACTCTCATGCGACAGTATGCATTCTCAGTAAGCATCTGTCTTTGATGTTCCGTCATTTTGGGAAAGTTCTCATACAATTCATTGATGAACTGTTGGGTTAGAGAAGCTAAGCTTTCTGGCATTTTCTCTTTGGCATCGAAAAGCTCCTGCATACCTGTAGATGCACTTACAGCGACCAAGACTTCTTCAGACACCATCGCCCTAGAACTCACATAAACATCTTCACCAGTAAGTTCTCTCCAATTAAAGTCTGGAGTATCAAAAATATCTTGACTACTTACGTCTGTTGTTTGTTGATGTGGAGCACAAGAATTCAAATAGAATAAACCTATGAAAAGGTAAACAAGATAAGAGCATTTAACTTGCATATGCATTGATTTTATAGGAGTTAGTCTAAATAATTTATCATTATAGATTAAAAAATAATGGATAGTAATTTAAAAAAAAATTGTCAAGAAGTAAGAATTTTCTCACTTCTTGACAATTAATTAGTCTACCCAATGTAAAACATCTTTTATTACACTCCAATGTTCCTGTCTTCTCAGCTGATCATCACCCAGAATCCAGTAATCATAGAAGCGTTGTATTGTTCCATCTTTCTTATTGACTTCTATCCAATCTGTAACAAAATTAGCCATTGCCTCATCATTATTACCTACAGGATAGGCAAGTGGTAAGGTAATTTTATAAGGCAGTGGATTGGCAATTTGACATTCTGGATAAAGTAATGTCAAAGCGGCTCCTCTTTCAGCACTGGTTAATAATCCATCTAGGTGTGGCTCAACTCCAGGTTGCTGTTTAAAAAATTGATTTACCGAATCCAACCTTACACCTTTGGCATTTGGGAAGTAATTCAAGAATTTTTTAGCGACATCACTCCTCTCAAAATATCCTATGGTGAAAGAATCTAATGCTGCAGTTTTCTCATATGATTTATAAGCATCGTCATGATCTTTTACCACCAATGCCATGGTTACATCTAGATAAGGCTTAGAGAAAGACAACTCCGCCGAATATTGCGTCGACATAAAAATATCAGACATTACAATATCGAAATGATCTTTCCCTAACTCTTCTGGCATATCGCCAATAGTAATCGGTACAAACTCTAATTCTACATCCAAAGCAGAACCTAATTCATGAGCCATATCAATACCAAACCCTACCAACTCACCTTTTGCATTGAAATAACTAAAAGGGATTTCATCTTCATAAAAACCTACCCTTAATTTTTTTCTACGCTTTATTCTTTCCAATACTGTTTCACCTTCCATTAATGGATCAGGGTTGGGAACTGATTCAGGTAAAACTGTAAAAGGAACGAGATTATGTATTAGCTGCATATTTGCAATTACTTGATCATTCTTATAGGCATCTTTCAAGGAATAAGCCAAGAAGATCCTAAGAGGGATTAGAGTGGCTACAAAGAGACCAACAGTCACGGCCAAACTAAACAATACTTTACTTTTCTTTATTTTAAAGAATCCATGTGCAGATGAAGTTGTAAGAATAGTCAATGTAATTAAGTGCATGGCTCCTAATACTACTCTTACTCTATCTGTAAATACCGTAGATACAACGAAGAGTTGGAACATATCTTTCGGGATTTTCAGTAGATCCAACATAAATGGAATACCCGTCACCGGAGCAACAAAACTACTTAATAGCGTAGCTCCAACGAATACCGGAGTATCTTTAAGTGCAATTCCACTACCTATAAACCAAGCAGCAAAAGGAACAAATATAAAAATCACCAAGGTACCTAAGTTGGGAAATGGATAGGCTAATGGCATTAAAATATCTATACCAGCATTGTTTTCTTCGTTATCTAACTCATATTTCTTGAATAACTCTTTTACGTCTTCTATCAACTGAGGAAGTACAACAATAATTTTACCTGTGGCAAATATTGTAATTAGAGTAGCTTTAGTATACTTAAAAACATCCTTGTATTTGAATGGAGTACATGAAGAAATAATCATAGGCAACACCCAAAATACCATAATGATCACCGCGACAAGATATGTAAGCAAGTAAGCCTGCATTTTTCCTAACTCATCTAAAGTCATTGTACCCGCTGTACTTGCTGCAATGGCAAATACCCCACTTGGTGTTAGTTTTACTACTAGTTTGTTTACTTGGTTTAATGCTTTGTTAAAGGCATCCAAACTATGCAGTAACATTTCTTTATCCTTACCTTTTATCTGCATTACGCCAATACCCACAAGAATACTGAACAGTACCACTGCTGGCACTTTACTTTCTGCTAAAGAGAAAAAGGGATTAGAAGGAATATATAACTCAAGGAAATCAATTTCTGGAGGGGGAGCGACAAAACTGGTACTAAAGAAATTGGCTGATTTCCATTCTGGAAATGCAAAAGGTAAAATCAATACCACTGTAAGCCCTATTGCCAACAGTATTGCTAGAAACTTAATTCCCTGAATAATTAATTTTCGACCTTCTTCTAATGATAGTCTACCAATATTTACGATTAATGAAAAAACGATATACGGTAAAACGGTCATCTGAAGTAGACCAATAAATGCATCACCTAAAATACTAAGGTGTTTACAATACTCTCCAAAAAATAGACCTACAGCAACTCCACTAAAAAGACCAATAAGGATTTTAGTCGATAAAGTCATTGGCTTTTTTTCTTTGACTTCAGTAGATGAGTTAAATGACATAAAAATTGAGTGTAGTTATTAAAGCTGTTACAGAGTACAAAAAAATTATCTGTAAATCTTGTCGTACAATTTAGAAAAAAATAAAATAAGGCTACCCTTTATTAAAAAAGAGTAGCCTATTTTTTTATATCTTTTTTAGCTCTTTAAGCTTTTTATTCACCTTTATGATTGATTCTCTACAGTTGTAGATCCCATATTATCAATTTTCTCCATAACAACAGCACAAGAAGCATCGCCTGTGATGTTTACAGCGGTTCTGAACATATCAAATATTCTATCTACACCAAAAATAAGCGGTAAAGCCTCTACAGGTATCCCTACAGCCATTAAGACCGCTACAGATAACAAAGTAGGCCCGGGAACTCCTGCTGTCCCTACAGCACCTAATACAGAGACAATTGCAATAGCAATATAATCTCCGAACCCTAATGGGATATTATATAATTGAGCAAAGAAGATAGCAACCATTGGATTAAACACTGCATTTCCTGCCATATTTACAGTCGCACCTAAGGGTAATACAAAAGAGGAAATTGATTTTTTCACTCCCATATTATCACATGCTTCATAATTTAATGGCAAAGTTGCTAAAGATGAAGCAGAAGATATGGCGAAGATCTGAGGTGTCATCATCTCTTTAAAAAACTTCTTCGCAGATACATTACTAAATAAATGGACAAAAGCACCAAACATAGGATACGCCACGATTAGTAGAGCGACCATGTATAAAATAAACAATTGACCAATACTTGATAGTACATCAAAGCCAAAAGTTCCAACAGCATCAGCCATTAGTGATAATACTCCAAACGGAGCAATCCACATCACTTTGATAATCATCCAAGTTAATACATCATTGATTCCTTCAATCGTTTTGCTTACTAACTCTCTCTTTTCATCAGGAAGTTTACCAATTCCTACTCCAAAGAATAATGAGAAAAGAATAATTTGTAAAATTGAACCCTCAGTTAGTGATCTAAATGGATTGGCTGGAATAGCTCCTAGCATGGTATCCCAAAAACCTGCAACTTCACCTTTTGATACTAATGATGAGTCCATCATATCTTTCGCGAGGTCTGAAATATCTAATCCAGAACCCGGTTTGAACAGAACAGGAAATATAATCCCAAAAAATACAGCAATGAATGAGGTTAATCCAAAGTAACCAAAAGTAAGCGTACCAATTTTCCCTGCATTTTTTGATTGCCCTAATGCCTGTGCTCCCATAATGATTGAAAAGAACACTAATGGAACAACCAACATCGATAGTAGTTTGATAAAAATTTTCCCTACAGGTGCAATTACAGATACATCTTCACCGAAAATAGCACCCAGTGCTGCTCCTAATACCATGGCAATTAGAATAGCAACCCCTAGGTCAATTTTAAAGAATTTCATATGATAAGTTTAAATAAATATTATATGCTAAAAATAGATGTTTGACTTTAAATTATTAGCATTCTGATTGTTATTGCTTTTAAATAGTTCGGTTTCTAAAAATTGGGCATAAAAAAAACCCCATCACTTTCAGTAACAGGGTCTAAATTTCAATAAGTCTTTACAATCTAAATCCTTTATTGCTTATCAAACACATAAGTGTAAGTTGTTTCCGTTTCTTTTACTCTAGCAGAAGAAGTTACTTCAGTGTAAACTAAAGATACAGTTGCAGCATCTCCAGTGATTGAAGTAGCGTCATCCCAACCTAAGTCAGCAAATTCTGTAGCTGAGAAAGTAGTGTTAGAGAAGCCAGAAGGCATTGGCCATGATGCATCATAACCTGAAACAGTCACATTTCCACTCGATGTATCTACCGTTAATTTGAAGTCTGCAGTAACTTCTGCTGGGTTTGTAGATGAAGGATTCGCAGCATAAACTACAGTAGTAGTACCTGGATCCGGATCATCACTACCTCCACAACTAGTCACCATCGCTATTAGTCCAATTAACGAAAAGAATAGAATTGTTTTTTTCCAAATGTTTTTCATTACAATAGATTTTATAAGTTTTAGAATGTAATAGAGACAATTGAAATAAGGAGACCGACGTTAGCAAATATAATATAAGTTATTATATTTTAAAGCTTTCCACTGAAATAATTTCATCACAGTGCTCATATTCATAGGTTTGATTACTACAGATTACCACTAACCTATCGTTACTTACCTGAGGTAACCATGATTGATACCAATCGATATTTTTCTGGTCTAGATTGGAAGTTGGCTCATCTAAAAACAGTATTTCTGACTCTGTAAAAAAGGCCAAAGCCAGCTTTAGCTTTTGTTTCATACCTGATGAAAAATCTTGTATCTGCTTATTTTTTGCAGACTCAAACCCTAATGTTTCGATGATTTCATCAATAGACTTTGTCATTTTTTTTAGTGAAGTATGAAAAGTCAGTTGTTCCAGCAAAGTATACTCTTCAATCAACTCTGTATAAGGACCTGCTAACACTAAATATCTCCATATCTCCTCTACACCAACGGTTTTATGCTTCGTCTCATAAATGATTTTACCTTTAGAAGGGTCTGCTACTCCAGATAATATTTTTAGCAAAGTCGATTTACCACTGCCATTACCTCCTGTAATTGCATATGATTTTCCACTTTCTAATGTGTAATCTATCCCTCTAAATATCCATTCTCTTGCAAACTTTTTACCTAAACCTTCTAATGTAATCTTCATTTCCAAAAGCCTATTTATCGCTTGTAATATGTAAAGTCTTTGAATAAAAAAACCATCTTCTCTATCGAAAAGATGGTTAGAATATTTTTATATCAATAGCTTAGTATCCTTTAATGATACCACGCTCCGAATTTTTCAAGAATTCTAAGATCGCATCTCTCTCTTCTGAAGGATCTACTTCTTCTTCAAGCTGACGCATAGATTCAGCCATAGTAAAACCTCGAGTATAGATTAAGCGATACATTTCATGAACTTCTTGCAATGCCTCACTCTCAAATCCTCTTCTTCTTAAACCTACAGAGTTAATACCACAGTAACTTAATGGCTCTCTTGCAGCTTTAACAAATGGAGGAACATCTTTTCTTACAAGAGACCCTCCAGCAATAAATGCATGTGATCCAATCTTCACAAATTGATGAACAGCAGCAGTACCTGCAATAATTACATGATCAGCAATTTCAACATGACCTGCAATTTGAGTAGAATTAGAAAGAATACAGTTATCACCCATAATTACATCATGAGCAATATGAACGTAAGCCATCAACATACAGTTGCTACCTACTACTGTTTTCATTTTATCCGTAGTACCGCGACTAACAGTCACACATTCTCTTAAAGTTGTATTGTCGCCAATGTAAGTAAGCGTCTTTTCTCCTTGAAACTTCAGGTCTTGAGGAACACCTGAAATCACAGCACCAGGAAATACTTTTACGTTTTTTCCTAGACGAGCACCGTCCATAATGACCGCATTAGGGCCAATCCAAGTACCTTCTCCAATTTCAACATCACCTTCAATTGTAGCAAAAGGTTCCACTACCACACTATCTGCAATTTTTGCATCAGGGTGGATATTGGTCATTGGATATTTTTCAGTGTAAGGATTTTTTGACATCGTTTAAATCGTGATGAGTTATTCTTACAGTAATTTGCAAGAAAAGGACGAGTAAACGAATTATTTCATTTACTCCTCCCTAATTATTTTTAAGCGTTATTATCTTTTTTTACTAATGAGGCAGTCATGATCGCTTCTGTTACTAGTTTATCACCAACATAAGCTTGACCCTTCATCTTAGCAATACCTCTTCTGATTGGCATTAATAATTCACATTTGATAATTAATGTATCACCCGGCATTACCATTCTTCTGAACTTACACTCTTCAACACCTACAAAGTATGTCCAATAATTTGATGGGTTGTCTACTGTGTTCAATACTAAGATACCACCAGTTTGTCCCATTGCTTCAATCTGAAGTACACCCGGCATTACTGGGTTGCTAGGGAAGTGACCTGCAAAGAATTCTTCGTTGATAGTTACGTTTTTGATACCAATAACATAATTATCTGTCAATTCTGTAATTTTATCTACAAGTCTGAATGGATATCTGTGAGGTAACATTTCCTCAATTTGATTCACATCATAAACTGCAGGCTGTAATGGATCGTAAGTAGGTACATTCTTACGAGCTGATTTTAACATTAAGCTCTTTAACTTACGAGCAAAGGCTACGTTTGCTGCATGACCAGGTCTTGCTGCTAAAATTTGACCCTTAATAGGACGACCCACTAACGCTAAGTCACCTACCATATCTAATAGTTTATGACGAGCAGGTTCATTTGGATGACGTAGTTCTACGTTATTCAAAATACCTTCTTCTGCTACTTCAACACTTGGTAATTCAAATAATTCCGCTAACTCATCTAAAGTTTCTGGCGAAACCACTTGGTCTACTACTACAATAGCATTGTTGAAGTTACCACCTTTGATAAGGTTTGCTTTACGTAAAGCTTCTACTTCATGTAAGAAACAGAAAGTTCTTGATGAAGCAATTTCAGCAGCAAAATCTTCAATGTTATTTAAAGCGGCATGCTGAGAACCTAATACTGGTGAATTATAATCTACCATTACTGTTAATCTGTAATCGTTTAACGGTAATGCTGCGATTTCTACTTTTCTATCATCTTCTTTGTAAAATACACCTTCTGGTACTTCAAAGAAGTTACGTAACATAGATTGCTCTTCTAAGCCCACTTCCATTAAAGCTTCTACGAACTTAATAGAACTACCTTCCATAATTGGAGGTTCAGGACCATCGATTTGAATCAATACGTTATCGATTTGTAAACCTACTAATGCGGCTAAAACATGTTCAACAGTATTTACTCTTGCACCATCTTGTTCGATTGTTGTACCTCTTGATACGTCTACAACGTTGTCTACATCACAATCAACGATTGGTTGACCTTCGATATCAACTCTTTGGAACTTATATCCGTGATTAACTTCTGCAGGTAAAAATACCATTTTACTAATGGCTCCTGTGTGGATTCCAACGCCTTCAACGGTCACTGGTGCTTTAATTGTATGCTGTTTCGTATACATTATCTATATAGATTTAGCAATTTTTCTTGCCGTACTACTTGGTTATTTCTTTTATTAAATTTCGCGATTGTTACCAATGCGACTACAAACTTAATACTTTTTTCTCAAGATCTCTCACAATTCTTTGTAGCTCAGGTAGCTTCCTGTAAACAGCAAAGGATTTTAAGTGCTCCATCGAAGGGATTGCAGGTGATCCCATAATACGAGTTCCTGCTTCCTTAACTCCTTGAGCTAAACCAGATTGTGCTGCAATCATAGTCCTATCTGCTACTTTAATATGACCAGATACACCAACTTGTCCACCGATCATACAATTTGAACCAATTTCACTTGATCCCGAAATACCTGTCTGAGAAGCAACTACTGTATTTTCTCCTACAACTACATTATGAGCTACTTGAATTAAGTTATCAAGCTTCACTCCTTTTTTCAAGACTGTAGAACCCATTGTCGCTCTATCTACCACAGTATTAGCTCCAATATCTACATTGTCTTCAAGGATAACATTTCCTATCTGAGGAATAGTTTTATAAGTACCATCTTTCTGAGGAGCAAAACCAAATCCATCAGATCCAACAACGGCCCCTGCTTGTAAAGTACAGTTATTACCAATTTTTGAACCATGACAAACTTTTACGCCTGCATATAATACACAGTTATCGCCAATTTCAACTCCTTCTCCAATAAATACTTGAGGATGAATTTTGGCATTCTTACCAATTTTCACTCCTTTAGATATATATGCAAAAGCACCTACATAAGCAGTTGCTTTGTCCATCTCAACACTTTCGTCAATAAAAGCAGGTTGTTCAATACCCACTTTAGCTAGACTCAACATTCTTTGGTATTCTGTAAGTAAATCAGTGAAACCAGCGTAAGCATCTTCTACAACAATCATTGCACAAGGTACTTCCTTTTTCGGTTCAAAATCTTTACTCACTATTACCGCACTCACCTTTGTAGAATAAATAAACTCTTCGTATTTCATGTTTGCTAAAAATGAAATAGCTCCTGCTTCTCCTTCTTGGATTTTTGCAATTGTTGAAATTTTAGCCTCAGCATCTCCTCCAACTACTTCTCCTTGAAGTAACATCGCAATCTGTTGTACGGTAATTTCCAATTTCATAGTATGGTCTTCCCTATATGACTTCTAAGAATTATTGATTTTTTCTTTATTTTTCTTGTCTACAGACAAAAAATCACGCTAAGATACAACTTTGGGTTGGCATAGGTAATATTTTGTGACAATTTTCGTTAATGCCTCAATATTTGGCAAGTCAGAAGCATCAGAAATATCAATAATTGCCCCACCTTTCATCTTCACCTTAATATTCTCTCTATCAGTTGTATAAGCAGCATTACTCACACTCCCTTTGAGACAAAGGAAAGACAAATCTTCCTTTTCAAAACCTTTTGATAATAATTTTTCTTGAACAGATTTTAACTTTTCCTCATCGATTTCTTCAATTGACATATCAACATTGAAAAGTTTTCTATTTAATAGACCATCAATAAGTAATCTCAATACTGGATCATCACCAAATTGCCAACTTTTTAAAGCTGTCCAAATATTATAGTCATCCAATTGTAAGTAATGTTCTACAATGGAACTGTCATTTTCAAAATCTGCTTTTGTGATAGATTGAGTTAGAAAGAATTTCAAGTTAGGATCACACACTAAATCAATTCCTTTACCTAATAAATGCTTAGCTCTTCTAATTACACTTTGTAGCATTAACTCTGCCGCCAAACCTGTTCTATGCAAGTAAACCTGCCAATACATCATTCGACGAGCATTTAAAAAACGATCGATGCTATAAATACCTTTTTCTAAGACAACTATATCATCGTTATGGACATCTAACATCCTGATTATTCTACTTGCTCCTACACTGCCTTCTACTACTCCTGAAAAAAAGCAATCTCTCTGCAAGTAATCCAGTCGATCCATATCCAGTTGACTAGAAACCATTTGATGAAAAAACTTTCTCTGATAATCCCCTGTGAACATATCAATAGACATTTGTAAACGGCCATCCATCTCATCGTTCAATCGGTGCATTAAAAATAAAGAAAGCTCTTCGTGATGTACATCCAATAGTATGTGTTCTAAAGCATGAGAAAAAGGACCATGTCCTACATCATGCAATAGAATAGCAATCATTGCTGCCTCTTTTTCCTCTTTTGATATTTCTGTACCTTTTCTTACCAACGACTCGATAGCAGACTTCATCAAATGCATTGCACCTAATGCATGACTAAATCTTGTATGCTGCGCTCCGGGATAAACCACACTTGAGCACCCCATCTGCTTAATTCTAGTCAGTCTTAAAAATATTGGGTGATTAACCAGTTCTAGTATTAGCTCTGAATCAATAGAGACGAACCCATAAATTGGGTCGTTGATAATTTTGTACATAGTATTAAAAGCGTTTACCTATACTTAATTGTAATTCAGTACGAGTATTATTTACATCTGCTATAGGATAAATTAAAATAGTTTGCCCATCCTGAGATGCATTATCAGATAATTGATACGGACTGTCTATACTTTTCCATGTACTGAAGATCACAGCAAAGTCCATATAAAATTTCTTATTCCTATAACCTAATCCTCCTGTATAGAACTGTTTACTTTGGTCAACTCCTAAATTATATTCCTCTTTGTGAGGATCTTGATAATAGGCAAAACCACCTCTCAACATAAACTTAGGATTTAATCTATATTCTGCACCTAGTCTGATATTGATGGTATTTCTATACTCTTCACCTAAAATAAAGTTATCTCCTTCAAAATTTAATGGAACAGTAAATGCATCAAAAGTGCCTTCCAAATATACAGTCTCTCCCTTGTTAATCTTCATTGCAGAGTAACCTACATATTCTACATCAGCAGTAATAAAGCCTTTTTTACCTAAAAATGCTGAGATACCACCAGACGTTTTCCAAGGTGTATTTAAGTTATAGTTTGTTCTTAAACGCTCATGAGAAGCTGTCTTCATTCCATTATATGATCCTGTATCAGAAGCGTTCGGATTGCTCAACAATGCTCCTTCAGGATTATATACATTGGTGGTATAATTTCCATTAGGATCCGTCACAAATTGATTTTGTTGGTATTCAGCATCATCCCATGACTTGTTATCATAATCCCTTGCCATAGTAGCTTGATAATAGTCTGTAAGTGCATACCAAGTTGGAGAAGTATAAGTAGCACCAATTCTAATCGCATCAACTGGTCTCCAAATTAATCCTACAGAAAGGTTAACACCCCAACCATTCGTTTGAAAATCTTCAGCTAAACCTAAGTAAGTTAACTCTTCATTTCTTAACTCATAATATTCAGTTGTTTTTGAGTAGTTCACATTTTGAACTCCAAACTTAGCTCCTAAATATAATTTATCATCATAGTTTGCTCCATAGGCAAACGTTGTCTCATATTGTCCTCCTCTAGTCTTTACAGATTGCTTTCTTTCTTGAATTGGTGTTGAAGGCACTCCATATCCATTATCTCTATCAGCAATAAAGTAATAATTATAACTATCAGGATCATCTCCATATACTGGCTTAATCAAATCAATAGCATAAGCCATTTCTGCTAAAGAGAATAAAGCATAACCATTGTTGTAATCCTGTAATGCTAAATCCATGTTCGATTTTGCAATACCAAAGGCAGATTCTTCTAAGTAATTCAATAAAGAAGTTGGGTTACTTCCATCCTCTGTATAAGTCAAGTCACTATTATAATCAGCAATTCTATTGAAAGTGATGGCAAAAGAACCACCTCTCCATTTACTACCGCTATTATTATCAGACTTTGATTTGGCCCAAACAATACCTAATTCAGGAAGAAAAAATCTAGTTTGGTTAGCATCTCCTGTAATACCATTACCAGAAGCTTCTGTCCCTGTCATTCCTATACCCATAGAAACGTGGTATTCCGACTTTCTGAAAAAACCTAATCCTGCAGGGTTAAGCATGGCATGGGAAATATCACCACCTAAGGATACACCTGCTCCCCCAATGGCTCGGATTCTTGATGACCCTGCTAAATTCTGCTGAGAAAACCTCACTGCATCATTATAGTAACCAATCGGTGGATATAAATTTTGTGCGTATGTTGATAAGCTAAAAATTAGGAATAATGCACTTAAAAAAAATAATCTCCTATAAGTTCTATTTATCATATTTTTATTGATGAGTATTTTCAAAAAAACGAGGAGAGGGCTTGTTGTTTGTTATATACAAATTTATAAAAAAAGGATGTTCCATAACTAGAAACATCCTTATTAATTTCTTTACAGATGAACTATCTTCTTCTAACAGATCTTCCTGCAGATCCTGAGCTTCTACCTGCTCCTCCAGATGGAGATGATCTAAATGATGAATTACTGTTGTAAGATGGTCTGTTAAAGTTGTTATTTTTAAATGGATCAGAAGATGGTCTACTTTGGTTCCAACCAGAATTCTGTCTTGTTCCATTATTAACTCTCGATGAAGACGCTGTTCCTGTAGGTTGTTGATACCTAGAAGGGTAACGCAACTGCTTATTTGCTGGGCTATTTACACGAGTTCTTACATTGTTAACTCTCGCCGTATACTCCGGTGATCTATTAACAACAACTCGTCCGCCTGGATAATATCCATATCCTGGGTATCCATAACCAGGATACATACCCATTCCGTAACCTGGATATCCATAACCATATCCCGGATACATACCCATGCCATAGCCTGGATACATGCCCATTCCGTAACCAGGGTACATTCCCATACCATAGCCAGGGTAACCCCAACCAGGATACATTCCCATACCCATTCCCATTCCAATACCTAAACCAAGCTGGAATGCTGAACTGTTTCCAAAGCCAATACCAATACTTGTTCCTGTACCAAAAGTACCTGCACTCATGCCAAGACTAATTGAAGGATTAGAGAAAAATCCTCCTTTTTTAGATGTACCTGCTTGTTCAGCAATACTTACACCTTGTGTTGCTTCCATGTATGCATTTCCTTCAGTAGGAATAGAAGTAGGGATTACGCCTTCTTCAGTTACATAATAATTATATCCGTATCCTGTGCCTACACCATCAGGATTTGAAAATCTGCTTTGTGGATTTTGCCTGTCTGGTGAAGCCGGAAAATTGTGCGATCCTAAGTCTGCTGGAACAGCAATAGGCTTAGCACTTAATGCTTCTCTGTCCGCCTTTGTAAAATACATGTCGTCGAACTCCTGACCAAAAGAAGTAGAAACGGCAAATAAAGTACTGAGAGCGGTGTATATCCATTTATTCATAATAAACCTAGTTACATTGGTTTTAAATCAGCAAGAGGACAAAAAATTATTATATTTGCAAACCTCTTGTGAAGCACAAAAATTAGGTTAGTGATAGCTTCTTTACAAATATAAGAATATTAAGCAATATATCATTAACTTTAACAGTTCAAGAGGCTTAAACAAAGATTGTAATCAATTTCAGATAATTATATACCATGGCAAAAGGCTTACCTAAGAGAAGCGACGATTACTCAGCTTGGTACAACGAGTTAGTAAAAAAGGCGGATTTAGCAGAGAATTCTGCAGTTCGTGGCTGTATGGTGATTAAACCATATGGTTATGCAATTTGGGAAAAAATGCAACAGACTTTAGACAAAATGTTTAAAGATACTGGTCACTCAAATGCTTACTTCCCCCTTTTAATTCCAAAATCTTATTTAAGCAAGGAAGCAGACC is part of the Flammeovirga agarivorans genome and harbors:
- a CDS encoding ABC transporter ATP-binding protein, translated to MKITLEGLGKKFAREWIFRGIDYTLESGKSYAITGGNGSGKSTLLKILSGVADPSKGKIIYETKHKTVGVEEIWRYLVLAGPYTELIEEYTLLEQLTFHTSLKKMTKSIDEIIETLGFESAKNKQIQDFSSGMKQKLKLALAFFTESEILFLDEPTSNLDQKNIDWYQSWLPQVSNDRLVVICSNQTYEYEHCDEIISVESFKI
- a CDS encoding dicarboxylate/amino acid:cation symporter, coding for MKFFKIDLGVAILIAMVLGAALGAIFGEDVSVIAPVGKIFIKLLSMLVVPLVFFSIIMGAQALGQSKNAGKIGTLTFGYFGLTSFIAVFFGIIFPVLFKPGSGLDISDLAKDMMDSSLVSKGEVAGFWDTMLGAIPANPFRSLTEGSILQIILFSLFFGVGIGKLPDEKRELVSKTIEGINDVLTWMIIKVMWIAPFGVLSLMADAVGTFGFDVLSSIGQLFILYMVALLIVAYPMFGAFVHLFSNVSAKKFFKEMMTPQIFAISSASSLATLPLNYEACDNMGVKKSISSFVLPLGATVNMAGNAVFNPMVAIFFAQLYNIPLGFGDYIAIAIVSVLGAVGTAGVPGPTLLSVAVLMAVGIPVEALPLIFGVDRIFDMFRTAVNITGDASCAVVMEKIDNMGSTTVENQS
- the lpxA gene encoding acyl-ACP--UDP-N-acetylglucosamine O-acyltransferase is translated as MSKNPYTEKYPMTNIHPDAKIADSVVVEPFATIEGDVEIGEGTWIGPNAVIMDGARLGKNVKVFPGAVISGVPQDLKFQGEKTLTYIGDNTTLRECVTVSRGTTDKMKTVVGSNCMLMAYVHIAHDVIMGDNCILSNSTQIAGHVEIADHVIIAGTAAVHQFVKIGSHAFIAGGSLVRKDVPPFVKAAREPLSYCGINSVGLRRRGFESEALQEVHEMYRLIYTRGFTMAESMRQLEEEVDPSEERDAILEFLKNSERGIIKGY
- a CDS encoding cation:dicarboxylate symporter family transporter, whose translation is MSFNSSTEVKEKKPMTLSTKILIGLFSGVAVGLFFGEYCKHLSILGDAFIGLLQMTVLPYIVFSLIVNIGRLSLEEGRKLIIQGIKFLAILLAIGLTVVLILPFAFPEWKSANFFSTSFVAPPPEIDFLELYIPSNPFFSLAESKVPAVVLFSILVGIGVMQIKGKDKEMLLHSLDAFNKALNQVNKLVVKLTPSGVFAIAASTAGTMTLDELGKMQAYLLTYLVAVIIMVFWVLPMIISSCTPFKYKDVFKYTKATLITIFATGKIIVVLPQLIEDVKELFKKYELDNEENNAGIDILMPLAYPFPNLGTLVIFIFVPFAAWFIGSGIALKDTPVFVGATLLSSFVAPVTGIPFMLDLLKIPKDMFQLFVVSTVFTDRVRVVLGAMHLITLTILTTSSAHGFFKIKKSKVLFSLAVTVGLFVATLIPLRIFLAYSLKDAYKNDQVIANMQLIHNLVPFTVLPESVPNPDPLMEGETVLERIKRRKKLRVGFYEDEIPFSYFNAKGELVGFGIDMAHELGSALDVELEFVPITIGDMPEELGKDHFDIVMSDIFMSTQYSAELSFSKPYLDVTMALVVKDHDDAYKSYEKTAALDSFTIGYFERSDVAKKFLNYFPNAKGVRLDSVNQFFKQQPGVEPHLDGLLTSAERGAALTLLYPECQIANPLPYKITLPLAYPVGNNDEAMANFVTDWIEVNKKDGTIQRFYDYWILGDDQLRRQEHWSVIKDVLHWVD